The following are encoded together in the Lathyrus oleraceus cultivar Zhongwan6 chromosome 3, CAAS_Psat_ZW6_1.0, whole genome shotgun sequence genome:
- the LOC127130638 gene encoding uncharacterized protein LOC127130638, translating to MPQSDGNVLQFENGYVVETVVEGNEIGVIPYRVRIFAEDGELFAVDEINSNIVRITPPLSQYSRGRLVAGSFQGYTDHVDGKPSDARFNHPKGITMDDKGNVYVANTQNLAIRKIGDAGVTTIAGGKSNVAGYRDGPSEDVKFLNDFDVVYVRPTCSLLVIDRGIAALRQIILDQDDCDYQSSSISSTDILTVVGAVFCWIRDMHSSNMTTSRKQTPM from the coding sequence ATGCCACAATCAGATGGGAATGTTCTTCAATTTGAGAATGGTTATGTAGTTGAGACTGTTGTGGAAGGAAATGAAATTGGGGTTATCCCTTATCGGGTCCGCATCTTTGCAGAGGACGGTGAACTCTTTGCTGTTGATGAAATTAATAGCAACATTGTTCGAATTACCCCACCATTATCTCAGTATAGTAGAGGAAGATTGGTAGCTGGGTCGTTTCAGGGCTACACTGATCATGTTGATGGAAAACCTAGTGATGCTCGGTTTAATCATCCCAAAGGCATTACTATGGATGATAAAGGGAATGTTTATGTTGCTAATACTCAGAATCTTGCAATTAGAAAGATTGGAGATGCTGGTGTTACAACCATCGCTGGAGGAAAGTCAAACGTAGCTGGCTACAGGGACGGGCCTAGTGAGGATGTTAAGTTCTtgaatgattttgatgtggtatATGTTCGGCCAACCTGTTCCTTGTTGGTCATTGATAGAGGAATTGCTGCTCTTCGACAAATTATTCTTGACCAGGACGACTGTGATTACCAATCTAGTTCAATTTCCAGCACAGATATCCTTACGGTTGTTGGTGCTGTTTTTTGTTGGATACGCGACATGCATTCATCCAACATGACAACAAGCAGGAAGCAAACACCAATGTGA